The Engystomops pustulosus chromosome 7, aEngPut4.maternal, whole genome shotgun sequence DNA window CTACACATGTGGGGTCAGAGGAACCCTCAGACACTTCTCCcctagaagtcccaggcacctctccaGCATAAACCCTATGGCACCTTCTCGGGGGTTCTTGCAGGTCACTGAAAGATGAGAAAGAGGAGAGGTAGAatgggacatcatccccactagctggctctgtgtcagaggcaagcatgttgtatgcctccaacacggtgtacatcttctgagacattgtacacagaaaaataagataatgtgcactctagaaaaattagataacgtACAccggaaaaattagataatgtgccccCAACTGCATGGATAAACCGACTAGCcggcacacagaaaaaaaattatgttgtatTTCAAAAAAATTagtgtgcaccaaactacatggaCAAGCTGCACAGCCGCTACAcataaaaattagataatgtgcacaaaACTACACGGACCAGGCGCACAGCCAGCACACAGGAAAAATTGCCCTAAAATGCCTATACTACCACTAAAAATACTGTGCAGCACTATTCACACGGCACACTGAAAAGtctgtccagtgcagaacaacgctaacagacccgaggctgtctgattttaacctagttctagataaaaaaaaacaggacgtAAGATCGCGCTTCTCAAAAACGGCAATGCTTTATATGGTAAACGACATCATGAGGAAGAACTACACATGTAGTAAGAAATTGGGCACATGAAAAAGGCAAACTAAGCAGAAATACAAAAAAgccatgtgctatgccaaaataacaatctttattaaatatagaCAACACAAGACATATACACCAGACCAAAAAccgataaaaacaattaaaaaggagaaaaatcctATATACTTAAACCTAAGGGAGGTTTGGGCACATGATAAAGCTCCTAAAAAAGGAatacctccctacccagccccacaCCCTAAGTCTGTCCAGCAAAAATGATGAAAGTGTGAGTGAAAATGAATACCATCAATTATGCAGCCCCGTAGCAAATAACAATACAATGTAAATAAACATGATAGTTACCATGCAGGCCAGAGAGATAggggaggggctgggagagccccacgcgtatcgccactcacaGTGGCTTCCTTAATTGTTTTTATCGGTTTTTGGTGTGGTGTATATGTCTTGTGTTGtctatatttaataaagattgttattttggcatagcacatggcTTTTTTGTATTTCTGCTTAATTTGGTAAACGGACTACACGTTTTGGGGATGTACGGCTCCCTTCCTCAGGTTCCATATAATTACACAAGGTTCTGACCAAAGATGGACAAATATGGAAGGTTGGTcccaaaaatataaaatcaattattACTACAACACTATATAAGATAAAAAGAGATAAATGAATGTGCTtacatataaaaacataataataaaaagtataaaGAATCTCTTTAGGTCATAGTGCATTTCATGGGGTGATTGATAAATATCATTAAATAGTAAGTAGTGTATGACTTATATTCCATAAATTATGCATACATTTCATCTACCACAGTAGTGCATATTTCTTGTAAAAAAACATGTCATATATTATAAAAGATTTTttcatatatacaaaaaatgtgcgTATTTAGTATATAATACTGTTGTGCATGTTTAAATATATTGCACTGACCCGAAagcaggtcttccgaagacccaaggcttaacccattcattacaatatgcgatttgcacattttaatgaatgaggtggaaaatccccctatactgccatactgccaaagaataaagtagacatgccatttggggcatacagtgaaagccataaaatccaagcccacaagaaaatgacacaaatgcttttttttcaacattttcactgcatttggaatttttttcccgcatcccagtacacggcatggaatattcaataccatcgatatgaagtgtaatttgttacacagaaaacaagctgtcaaagagctctttacatgtaaaaaaaaagatacagatttttgaatgtggggagtgaaaaatggaaatgaaaaaacaaaaaagggccaggtcgtcaaCTGGTTAATTAAAGAAATAACCAAACCGTTGTTTTGATTGTAGATGTTGAAATTCAACCTGCATGGAACAGCAGAGTTGGCAGATTCTGTAAAAGGCATTGGATTGTCAATATACAATGATGTGTCCCAGTCCTACCATAAACATATGAAGATCCTGGCTATAGTGGGAGCCACATATACAATGTGGAAAGGCCTCAGTCTTCTGCATGGATGTTATAACTTTATAAAACATCAAATCATTCCTTGCCTGCTCAGCAATAGAAGCAAGATACTTCAGTATGGAGAGTGGGCAGTAGTCACTGGTAAGTGAATTTGAAAATTCGACTTTATTTGAGCAATATTAAATATTATCACTTATCAGCACTTATTTATGTTGGAAAAAATTAACAATTAAAATATGggcatagtttttaaaaaaatacaacataaacAAAACTATTTAGAAAACATGCACAGTATACTAGAGTTTTGcattttgtaaagtttggataaTACTGCTCATATTTTAGAACATGGGGATTCAGTCAATTCATAGtatttcaagggaacctgtcatcaggacccCGTTTTTGGCTAACCCATTTCCtgataatgtatagtgtgcacattgccaacgtgttttataataaaactggcgtTTTACGTTaataagaaaagttagatgaaagtttacctttctctctgcagagcagtggccagtgaggagtggatgCCTTCCCACCTGCTCTGTCATGTCTATATGGGAGTTTTTTAAAGCTTTAAATAGATGCATGACAgagcggtttcccgagggtgggggggaaccacttatcactggccactcccatgggacacaggacactgctctgcagagagaaacgtTCATcttacttttctttttatcagaaaaatcCAGTTTTATttgaaaaacactttggcaatgtgaatGATTCTCTATGGGGGCATGGCTCCTAATGACAGATTCTTTTTAATAGCATTCAATTGAGTCAAGTGCATATGCCCTAATTTCAAAGTTGCTAAAGTTACATTTCACAGGGTCAACATGGTGATGACACCATGATATAAGTGTTGAGTTCTGCCCCTGTTCATACAACCTCATGTTCTCTAATTGTTAATAAAATCCAcaaagtgagctcaaagaaatcacaccaagacagaagtatagtataatatctcaatctctgtggagCACTGATGCTatgcaaggctaggcagatgtaagatgctttatttgcgtcacaaagtattatacagaaactttcagtggggtaggacctgggcttggttgtTTAAAGATAGTAAtttccatagttcattggttagtaaattatcacatgggcaACGCAGAAACAAAAGACATCTCTTTCCCTGGAATAGGTAGTATTGGAAATCAGCCCAGGGAGTCTTAAATTCTTCTCTGCACAGGAGTGTGTTATCACGCTGTTATCAATCTGTATCCACAGTTGAGCGCcctcttagtttcagcatttagcaagcatataaaaataaaagaattttcATTCATTATACAGCAATAATGACATAAAATAAGTAAGTAAATGACACTACTACATATTTGTTTGGTTTCTTCAGGGGGCTCAGATGGTATTGGCAAAGCCTATGCTGAGGAATTGGCCAGTCTTGGTGTGAATATCATCTTGTTAGGCCGCAGCTCTGAAAAGCTCCAAACTGTGTGTAAGTCCATTTCTGCAACTTATGGAGTGAAAACTTGTTTTATCGTTGCTGATCTTAACAGAGTACCAGAAGTCTTCCAATCCATTAAGGAAGCTCTGAAAGATGTTGATGTTGGGATTCTGGTGAACAATGCTGGAGTACTTAATGAGTACCCAGCCTGCCTGCTGGAAGTACCAGAGGAGAAAAGTCTGGAGATCATGAACGTCAACATTGCCGCTGCTGTAATGATGGTATATGTTGTGTTGCCTGGAATGATACAACGTAAAAGCGGAGCAATAATAAATGTCTCCTCAGGAGCATGTTATATACCAGTTCCTCTAATAGCAGTGTATGCAGCCTCCAAGGTAAGTGTTCTCATTTTCACACTAAAAAGTTGTATGAACCCAATATTCAAACTCTAAGGCCCCTTCAACACTACCGAGTATGATGCATCTAACTTGCATCACATTGGCAGAATGTTCTGGCTGGAACGTCCGGCTCGAGTGCTGACTACTGGTGTGATGCAAGTTGTATACATCACACTCATTAGTGTGGTAGGGGCCTAACAGTTGGAATTATAAAGCCACCCCGATGCCATCTTCTTTTCTTGCTCCATTCAGATGCTTAAAAGACTTAATTttaagtgtatatatatttttcatatgCACAAAgaaaagaagcagcactccaacacAGGTAGATATGAGGTGAAAAGGTGGTGTCCATAGTAATAAGTGGCAAAGTTTTGGCTTAGTATGGTCCGTTCTCAAGCAATGTGTAAAATGAagagtagcacggcgggcacacgacagtcctggggagaggaggagggggagagcactgCATACCCCTGCCccactccataggaatatatggcgcccAGTGTCCTATCCCTGTATGGGGTACGGTGCGgcacttgtgctgcaccgtactgctcccgttgggcgccgcacgcccattgcggtctatgggggaggtatatatacatcggccatatatatgtcccccatacgttcgtctgaatgtagctTAAGAGTAAACAAAAGCCAAAAACTGACTGCACTCACTGACTAGCCTGTGTAATTAACCCTGTCTATTCCTGAAAGTAGCAGGTGCCTATGAGAACCCAATGTTGGATAAATAAATGTACAAGTAAATGAAGGCCCAAAACccaaaatggaataaaataaacagcacatagttttatgtattttcctgatttcttacaaattccagattcacactgaaggcatgaatactatgaattaacacatgtggaattatatacttaacagaaaagtgtgaaacaactgaaaatgtgccttatattctaggttcttcacagtagccaccttttgcattgattactgctttgcatacTCTTGACATTCTCTTCATGAGctgcaagaggtagtcaccagaaaagtgtGCCCTGTGAGGTGTGCcgtgtcaggtttaataagtgggatttcttgccttataaattggGTTGGGACcaccagttgtgttgtgcagaagtcaggtggatacacagctgatagaccTACAGAATAgattgttagaatttgtattatggctagaaaaaagcagctgaaTAAAGATAAACAAGTGGCCATCataactttaagaaatgaaggtcagtcagttggaaaaattgggaaaactttgaaagtgtccccaagtgcagttgtaaAAATCATtaagcactacaaagaaactggcccaCATGAGGATCACCCCAGGAAAGAAAGAtcgagagtcacctctgctgaggaggataagttcatccgagtcaccagcctcagaaatcgcaggttaacagcagctcagattagagaccaggtcaatgccaaacagagttctagcagcagacacatctctacaacaattgGTAAGAGGAGAcggtgtgcagcagccttcatgataAAATAGCTGCTAGCAAACCTCTGCTAAGGGCAGGCAACAAGagagagacttgtttgggctaaagaacacaaggaatggacattagaccagtgaaaACCTGTGCTttagtctgatgagtccaaatttgagattttGGTCCCAAGCACAGTGTCTTTGTGCGACACAGAAAAGGTgaatgaatggactctacatgcctggttcccaccgagaagcatggagaaggaggaggtgtgatggtgtggaggtgCTTTGATGGCGAcactcaggggcgttgctagggtggtcaaagatccggggcacgggccccaatgcatatgtatcacaCTTTTAGTAATGCCCACCCTTGTACACAacctatacacaacacatacagaaACAGAATACACAagagaaatccctacctgttaCATCCAGTGTCAGGAGGCCAAGTGTAGttgtcctctatcttctctgttaggcccagcatcaccacgtctcctcttcagccataagtcctccctgtggagttcaccacacagacatcttatgttctttatcGTCCCCATCATCTtggtcccctaacagtgttatccttctgctacccctaacactctgCCTCCTTTACTGTAAGGCCCCTTTTGCAGGCCAGGACTGCTTGACTGGGGAGGTGGAAGGGTAACAGCTCTTCACCCCTCCAATCTTCATAAGAAGTCCTGCAGCTGGGCCGTTCTTATGGAATAAGATATTTTTTCCGGCAATGCCACAGTGACACACGACTGCTTACCCTAATAGAGATACACAGAAAGTCCTCCTGAAAGCACTGttaacacaaaaataataaatgcttcctaatataacatgttaaaaaagcgataaaacctatataacctATAAATcatatctaaatatatatatatacatatacatacaatctGGTTTACACACAGTACAT harbors:
- the LOC140070757 gene encoding inactive hydroxysteroid dehydrogenase-like protein 1 translates to MLKFNLHGTAELADSVKGIGLSIYNDVSQSYHKHMKILAIVGATYTMWKGLSLLHGCYNFIKHQIIPCLLSNRSKILQYGEWAVVTGGSDGIGKAYAEELASLGVNIILLGRSSEKLQTVCKSISATYGVKTCFIVADLNRVPEVFQSIKEALKDVDVGILVNNAGVLNEYPACLLEVPEEKSLEIMNVNIAAAVMMVYVVLPGMIQRKSGAIINVSSGACYIPVPLIAVYAASKAFLDSFTKALQFEYASSGIFIQSLTPLFVVTKIVNFSEYFTKKSLLVPSAKEYAHSAVRTIGVSRRTAGHWSHIIQLAIGSWMPETLWMSLFAYIFNKLRAEYLLRKKHS